In a single window of the Magnolia sinica isolate HGM2019 chromosome 7, MsV1, whole genome shotgun sequence genome:
- the LOC131250762 gene encoding annexin D3-like has protein sequence MGSITIPGFLPSPIEDCEKLRKAFQGWGVDKKAIISILGHRTASQREKISQTYEELYQESLIDRLNSKISGDFGKAVILWTVDPPQRDAKLAREALRKKGVKHLAVIVEIACASSPAHLIAVRKAYCSLFRCSLEEDIALYVSQPLRKLLVSLVGSYRYEGEEGDGKVAKEESDKLHVSIENKHLEQEHVIWILSTRNKFQLQATFTCYKYDYSISVDEDIKDSINSDFASLLRMAVLCIHSPEKYFADVVRSSIVGLGTDEDSLTRAIVTRAEIDMMKIKEYYYEVNEVSIVDAVIDDTSGDYKDFLVTLLGHGTL, from the exons ATGGGCTCTATCACAATCCCCGGCTTTCTTCCTTCTCCCATTGAAGATTGTGAGAAACTTAGAAAGGCTTTCCAAG GGTGGGGTGTGGATAAGAAAGCAATAATTTCGATCCTGGGGCATAGGACGGCCAGTCAACGCGAGAAGATCAGTCAAACATACGAAGAGCTCTACCAAGAAAGCCTCATCGACCGTCTCAATTCCAAGATCTCTGGTGATTTCGGG AAAGCAGTAATACTTTGGACGGTGGATCCTCCTCAAAGGGATGCCAAACTTGCAAGGGAGGCATTGAGAAAGAAGGGTGTTAAACATCTGGCGGTGATCGTCGAGATTGCATGTGCTTCGTCGCCGGCCCATCTGATTGCTGTGAGAAAGGCCTACTGCTCTCTCTTCAGATGCTCTCTAGAAGAAGACATTGCACTCTATGTATCCCAACCGTTGAGGAAG CTGTTGGTGAGCCTGGTGGGTTCATATAGGTATGAAGGGGAAGAGGGGGATGGGAAGGTGGCCAAAGAAGAGTCAGATAAGCTACATGTTTCCATTGAAAATAAGCATTTGGAGCAGGAACATGTTATTTGGATACTAAGCACCAGGAACAAGTTCCAACTCCAAGCAACCTTCACCTGCTACAAATATGACTACAGCATATCCGTCGACGAG GACATTAAAGATAGCATCAACAGCGACTTCGCATCTCTCTTACGGATGGCAGTTTTGTGCATACATTCCCCCGAAAAATACTTCGCAGAC GTTGTGAGGTCGTCTATTGTGGGTCTTGGAACAGATGAAGATTCACTCACAAGAGCTATAGTGACTCGGGCTGAAATAGACATGATGAAGATTAAAGAGTATTATTATGAGGTAAATGAGGTTAGCATCGTCGACGCTGTTATTGATGACACATCAGGAGATTACAAGGACTTCTTGGTTACCTTGCTGGGCCATGGGACGCTATGA